The proteins below are encoded in one region of Sebaldella sp. S0638:
- a CDS encoding NAD(P)H-dependent oxidoreductase yields the protein MSLVIFNGSPRGAGSNSKIMADSFLKGFLSETNEESKMFYLINKKELELHKKEFENAEKIIFIFPLYTDGMPGMVKEFFEEVEEYNSKGKKIGFIVHSGFPEAIHSKSLAEYLKRFAEIINADYAGTAITGGSEALKFIPEKALNKKLAPFYALGREYALNCKFDIETIKELGKLHKFNSLMLIFLKICISLGIFNIHWNKILKKNGSLDKRLAKPYQS from the coding sequence ATGTCACTGGTAATATTTAACGGTTCTCCCAGAGGAGCAGGGAGTAACTCCAAGATAATGGCAGATTCTTTTCTAAAAGGTTTTTTGTCGGAAACAAATGAAGAAAGTAAAATGTTTTACTTGATAAATAAAAAAGAACTGGAACTTCACAAGAAAGAATTTGAAAATGCAGAAAAAATTATTTTTATTTTTCCGCTGTATACTGATGGTATGCCGGGAATGGTAAAGGAATTCTTTGAAGAAGTGGAAGAGTATAATTCCAAAGGCAAAAAAATAGGATTTATAGTTCATTCTGGTTTCCCGGAAGCAATACATTCCAAGTCTCTTGCAGAGTATCTGAAAAGATTTGCAGAGATAATAAATGCAGATTACGCAGGGACAGCCATTACAGGCGGAAGCGAAGCTTTGAAGTTTATACCTGAAAAAGCACTAAATAAAAAACTTGCACCGTTTTATGCATTAGGAAGAGAGTATGCCCTGAATTGTAAATTCGATATAGAAACAATTAAAGAATTGGGGAAATTACACAAGTTTAATAGTCTTATGCTGATATTTCTAAAAATCTGTATATCTCTGGGAATTTTTAATATTCACTGGAATAAAATCCTGAAAAAAAACGGAAGCCTGGATAAAAGACTGGCGAAACCTTATCAGAGCTAG
- a CDS encoding flavodoxin family protein, with protein MNILYIIDNRVSESVNTYMEKLNKDRFSSNDNIKVFNLGEMTVNQCVGCFSCWLKTPGECIFKDSMEEVYFEVVKADIMIFVSPVKTGFVSGRIKTLMDRLIPLVLPDFKIINNEFHHKERYGSYPELGMILERTEKTEDTDINIIKKFFERFSLNFHSKPEIFDVLGKGKEELKNVTGNI; from the coding sequence ATGAATATTCTGTATATTATTGATAACAGAGTCAGTGAGAGTGTAAATACTTATATGGAGAAACTTAACAAAGACAGGTTTAGCAGTAATGATAATATCAAAGTATTTAATTTGGGGGAAATGACAGTAAATCAATGTGTGGGATGTTTTTCATGCTGGCTGAAAACTCCGGGAGAATGTATATTTAAGGATTCTATGGAAGAGGTATACTTTGAAGTGGTGAAGGCTGATATTATGATTTTTGTTTCGCCTGTAAAAACAGGATTTGTCAGCGGCAGAATAAAAACTCTGATGGACAGGCTCATTCCTCTGGTTCTTCCTGATTTCAAAATTATAAATAATGAATTCCATCATAAAGAAAGATATGGAAGTTATCCAGAGCTTGGAATGATTTTGGAGCGAACAGAAAAAACAGAAGATACTGATATAAATATAATAAAGAAATTTTTTGAAAGATTCTCACTGAATTTTCATTCAAAACCTGAAATTTTTGATGTGCTGGGGAAAGGAAAGGAGGAATTGAAAAATGTCACTGGTAATATTTAA